In bacterium, the genomic stretch ATGCCTGCAAGAAATCCCTATCACTCTTGGTCATGGGGCGAAACGAATTCCCGACATCCTTGAGCTCGCCACTCTTGATGGTAATCATCTGAAAACCATACTGATCGGCAATTTTCGAGAAGTTGGGCAACTGTAAGATTACACCGATAGAACCTGTTAATGTCCCAGGTTGAGCCAAGATTTTCTTAGCTCCTAATGCTGCATAGAGCCCTCCAGAAGCTGCAACGGAGCCCATTACTGCAATGGTTGGCTTGCGCTCTGCTAATGCTCTAACAGTTGAATAAATGGCCTGCGATGGCCCAACAGCTCCGCCAGGTGAATTAATATCAAGAACGATTCCAAGGACATCATCATTGGCGCTATGTTTATAGAGTTCCTCGAGGATTTTCTTCGAATCGATTATCATCCCTTCAATTTCGACTACTGCAACTCCCTTCGCCGATTTTACCGGGGCTTTTACGGCTGAACCGGATATTGCGCCCACAAGTCCCGCTAAAAGAAATGGAATGCAAAATGCGAGGACTACTGCCCCTGTAATAAATTTGGCTAGCCAAGTTAAGTATCCCTTCATTACGAGAATCTCCCTAAATAGGTTATGAGCAATATAGCAAGGAGCACCGCACTCGATACTCCATGGATTATTCCCAAGTGAGCACGCTTGAGAACCTCTCCCCGACCTAATCGAGCCATCTGCTGCGATAAAAATACTGTTAATCCGAACAGAAGAACTACTAACGTCAGCTTGGTATGAAACCATCCTTGCTGAAAATATACGCTGCCTGCTCCCGATACAACATTGGCCACTCCTGTAACGAGCACGACAACCATACCTCCAAGGACAAAGCCCTTCCAGAGCGCCTTGACCGCCGCATACAGATCGCCCTGACCAAGAGACGAGCTCAGATTTTCATGGGTGGTGTAGACTCGCAAGACTCTACTGAGACAAACCAAGCCACCAACCCAAAAGACGATTCCTAAAATATGAATGGAAAGGGATATCTGCACAGCATTCACCTCAAAAAAGAAACTCAATAGAAAGCGAAGAGTAGAATAACAATAAATGGCTCATTTCCGCATTGAGAATTTACAGGAATCTCAAAAAATGGGGGCTTGTCCAACTCACCCAACGGCAACTTGGCATGATCAAAAGGCATCTCAGGGTTGAAGACTGGCTCCTCAGCAAAGCAGCTTAGGCGCTAGGCCTTTCCAAAAACTCACAGAAGGCATGGATGAGAGTAATGTGCACTTCCTGAATTCGATCGGTCTCTTGCGAAGGCACGACAAGTGCGTGCTTCACCATATTTACCAGTTCTCCACCATCCTTACCAAGTAGACCAATCGTCGGGGCATTGAGTGCATTAGCAACCTCTACCGCTTTAATTACATTCCTAGATTTTCCCGAGGTTGAAATTGCAATGAGAACATCTTTTTCCCTTAAAAACGTCTTAGCCTCCCTTTCAAAAAGGGTGTCATACGCATAGTCATTCCCCCAACACGTCAAAGTCGCTCCATCCATAAAATGATGAGCCCGAATTCCAGGTCGCTCCCTCTTATAACGAGCTACGAGTTCTTCCCGAAAGTGCATTGCATCACATGCAGAACCACCGTTCCCACAGATATAAACCGTTCCACCACTCTCAACAGACACTTGAATTTCTTGGGCTGCCCGCTGCCAGGCCTGTAAGAATCCCTCATTCTCACCAAGTTGCTGCTTCAACCTTGCCGACTCTAAAAGAAAATCCTGAGCTATCATTCTTATTCTCCTGTTAAGAACATCGTGTTTCCTGAGAAGAATGCTCCATAATGCTCGCCGCACTGCAGATTTCCTCTCGTTCTTCATGGGAAAGGCGATAAAGCGACTGGTACATGCAAGCTCGTCGAAGAAACAAATGTAACGGAAACTCCCAGGTAAATCCGATTCCTCCATGGAGTTGAATACACTTTTCGACGACAACCGGAATACGTTCTAGGGCTGCGGAAAGCGTTACCAGCGCAACGGACTCCCGTTGTCTATCCCCTCTGTCAAACATCTTTCCAAGAAAAAAGATAAGCGCTTCAAGCTCACGGACTTGAAGATAC encodes the following:
- the sppA gene encoding signal peptide peptidase SppA; translated protein: MVSYQADVSSSSVRINSIFIAADGSIRSGRGSQACSLGNNPWSIECGAPCYIAHNLFREILVMKGYLTWLAKFITGAVVLAFCIPFLLAGLVGAISGSAVKAPVKSAKGVAVVEIEGMIIDSKKILEELYKHSANDDVLGIVLDINSPGGAVGPSQAIYSTVRALAERKPTIAVMGSVAASGGLYAALGAKKILAQPGTLTGSIGVILQLPNFSKIADQYGFQMITIKSGELKDVGNSFRPMTKSDRDFLQASVDKVREEFVDAVVSGRGIERDVVDSIGDGRIILGSEALEYGMIDGYGTIYDASREIYEMAGVPLDQEAIPNLIYEKDQFSQLKKFFREGVFADLLNSISPRLELR
- a CDS encoding SIS domain-containing protein — protein: MIAQDFLLESARLKQQLGENEGFLQAWQRAAQEIQVSVESGGTVYICGNGGSACDAMHFREELVARYKRERPGIRAHHFMDGATLTCWGNDYAYDTLFEREAKTFLREKDVLIAISTSGKSRNVIKAVEVANALNAPTIGLLGKDGGELVNMVKHALVVPSQETDRIQEVHITLIHAFCEFLERPSA